GCCCTGCAACACCGCACGACGCGCTCCCTCTCCCGCTTGCGGGAGAGGGTCGGGGTGAGGGCGACACGGGGACGGAGCTTGCGATGGACGATTCGAAGCAGCCGACCTGGAAAGTGTCGCCCAGCCTGCGCCGCCATGCGCGCGAGTTGCGGAAGAAGTCGACCGACGCCGAGCGGCTGATGTGGGGCGAGCTGCGCGACAAGCGCCTCGGTGGGTTTTCGTTCAAGCGCCAGGTGCCGATCGGGCCGTTCATCGCCGACTTTGCCTGCCATTCGGTGAAGCTGGTGGTCGAGATCGACGGCGGTCAGCATTTTGCGGACGCTGCCGAGCGCGCTGACGCGGCCCGCACGGCGGCGATCGAGGCGCGCGGCTTTCGGGTGATTCGCTTTAGCAATGCCGACGTGATGAGTAATCGTGACGGGGTGTTGCAGAGCATCGCGACCGAGCTAGCGGCAAGGGCCCTCACCCCAACCCTCTCCCGCAAGCGGGAGAGGGAGCGCGCCGCGCGCGAGGCCAAGCAGCGACCTGACCAAACAACTTCAAAGCAGCGTCATTCAACGGACGATGCGGACTAACAGCATGACACGCGCCCCCTCCATCCGGCACGACGCGCCCCCTCTCCCGCTTGCGGGAGAGGGTTGGGGTGAGGGCGATGCGGGTCGCAGTCCTTCATTTCAGCACGACACACGCACAGCGCCAGACGGAAGTCACACCCGATGAAACTCACC
The DNA window shown above is from Rhodopseudomonas palustris HaA2 and carries:
- a CDS encoding endonuclease domain-containing protein, with product MDDSKQPTWKVSPSLRRHARELRKKSTDAERLMWGELRDKRLGGFSFKRQVPIGPFIADFACHSVKLVVEIDGGQHFADAAERADAARTAAIEARGFRVIRFSNADVMSNRDGVLQSIATELAARALTPTLSRKRERERAAREAKQRPDQTTSKQRHSTDDAD